The proteins below are encoded in one region of Micromonospora sp. DSM 45708:
- a CDS encoding GlsB/YeaQ/YmgE family stress response membrane protein, whose protein sequence is MEVTGFLTAIIIGLIIGALGRLVVPGKQNIPIWLTLLIGVVAAILGTLVAGLFGVDDTAGIDWIELLLQVLFAAAGVYIAAGAYGRRRH, encoded by the coding sequence GTGGAAGTTACCGGTTTCCTCACCGCGATCATCATCGGCCTCATCATCGGCGCGCTGGGCCGCCTGGTGGTGCCGGGCAAGCAGAACATCCCGATCTGGCTCACCCTGCTCATCGGTGTGGTGGCCGCGATCCTGGGCACACTCGTGGCCGGCCTGTTCGGCGTCGACGACACCGCCGGCATCGACTGGATCGAACTGCTGCTCCAGGTGCTCTTCGCCGCGGCCGGCGTCTACATCGCCGCGGGTGCGTACGGACGTCGCCGCCACTGA